In Arachis stenosperma cultivar V10309 chromosome 1, arast.V10309.gnm1.PFL2, whole genome shotgun sequence, one DNA window encodes the following:
- the LOC130969128 gene encoding 1-aminocyclopropane-1-carboxylate oxidase, whose translation METFPVIDMGKLNTEDRATTMDNIKHACENWGFFELVNHGISIELMDTVERLTKEHYNKCMEQRFKEMVARKGLESAESEISDLDWESTLFLRHLPVSNMSEIPDLEDEFRKAMKEFALQLEKLAELLLDLLCENLGLEKGYLKKVFNGSKGPNFGTKVSNYPPCPKPDLIKGLRAHTDAGGIILLFQDDKVSGLQLLKNGNWIDVPPLRHSIVVNLGDQLEVISNGKYKSVMHRVIAQTDGNRMSLASFYNPANDAVISPAPALVKENERSETIYPKFVFDDYMKLYAGLKFQAKEPRFEAMKAVEPNVNNLVGPIATV comes from the exons ATGGAGACCTTTCCAGTTATTGACATGGGAAAGCTTAACACCGAAGATAGAGCTACAACCATGGACAACATCAAACATGCCTGCGAAAACTGGGGTTTCTTTGAG TTGGTTAATCATGGAATCTCGATAGAGTTGATGGACACGGTGGAAAGGCTAACAAAAGAGCATTACAACAAGTGTATGGAGCAAAGATTCAAAGAAATGGTGGCGAGAAAGGGTTTGGAGTCTGCTGAGTCTGAAATCAGTGACTTAGATTGGGaaagcaccttgtttctgcgcCATCTTCCTGTTTCAAACATGTCAGAGATCCCTGATCTGGAAGATGAATTCAGGAAGGCAATGAAGGAATTTGCACTGCAACTTGAGAAGCTGGCGGAGTTGCTTCTCGATTTGCTGTGTGAGAATCTTGGGCTTGAGAAGGGGTACCTGAAGAAGGTGTTCAATGGATCTAAGGGCCCAAACTTTGGAACCAAAGTTAGCAACTACCCTCCTTGTCCCAAGCCCGACTTGATCAAGGGCCTCAGAGCCCATACTGATGCCGGTGGCATCATTCTTCTCTTCCAAGATGACAAGGTCAGTGGACTCCAGCTTCTTAAGAATGGAAACTGGATTGATGTCCCGCCATTGCGCCATTCCATTGTTGTCAATCTCGGCGACCAACTAGAG GTGATTAGCAATGGTAAATACAAGAGTGTGATGCATCGTGTGATTGCTCAAACGGATGGGAACAGAATGTCGTTGGCTTCGTTCTACAACCCAGCCAATGATGCAGTGATTTCTCCGGCACCGGCGTTGGTGAAGGAAAACGAGAGAAGCGAAACAATATACCCTAAATTTGTGTTTGATGATTATATGAAGTTATATGCTGGCCTTAAATTCCAGGCCAAAGAGCCAAGATTTGAAGCTATGAAGGCTGTGGAACCAAATGTTAACAATCTGGTGGGTCCCATTGCAACTGTCTAA